From the Mammaliicoccus sciuri genome, the window GACAAACAAAGAAAGAGAAACTTATGATAATATAGAAGGCGTATTATCTTTTATAAGTAAGTGGACTGAACAACGCAATAATTTATCGTATGATATAGATGGCATTGTGATCAAAGTTGACGATTTAAGTCAGCAAGAAGAACTTGGATTTACTCAGAAATCACCTAGATGGGCAATTGCGTACAAGTTCCCAGCTGAAGAAGTATTAACTACATTAACAGATATTGAATTGAGTATAGGTAGAACGGGTGTTGTGACACCAACTGCGATATTAGAGCCTGTTAAAGTGGCAGGAACTACTGTTTCTCGTGCATCATTACATAACGAAGACTTAATCCATGAAAAAGATATCCGTATAGGAGATAAAGTTGTCATCAAAAAAGCAGGTGATATTATACCTGAAGTCGTTAAAAGTATTGCTGAAGAAAGAAGCGAAGATAGTGAAGTTTATCATATGCCAACACACTGTCCAAGTTGTGAGCATGAATTGGTTAGAATAGAAGGTGAAGTTGCATTAAGATGTATTAACCCTAAATGTTCTGCTCAATTAGTAGAAGGTATGATTCATTTCGTATCACGACAAGCAATGAATATTGATGGTTTAGGAGATAAAATCATCGAACAACTTTATCAAAATGATAAAATTAAAGACGTTGCAGATTTATATTATTTAACTAAAGATGATTTACTACCATTGGAAAGAATGGGCGAGAAGAAAGTTCATAAATTATTAACAGCAATCGAAGCTTCTAAAGAAAAATCACTTGAACATTTATTATTTGGTTTAGGTGTGAGACATTTAGGTACGAAAGCAAGCCGTGTAATAGCTGAAAAATATGAAACAATTGATCGCTTATTCGAAGTAACGATAGAAGATTTAACTGAAATTCCAGATGTGGGGCATAAGATGGCTCAATCACTTGTTACATATATGGAAAATGATGATATAAAAGTATTAATCGATAAACTTAAACAGAAAAATGTTAACATGACTTATACAGGTATTAAGCAATCTGAAATTGAAGGTCATCCAGATTTTACTGGAAAAACATTTGTCTTAACTGGTAAAATGACAGAGATGACAAGACCTGAAGCAACAAAAGTAATCCAATCATTAGGTGCAAAAGTAACAGGAAGTGTCACTAAAAATACAGATGTTGTTATTGCTGGTGAAGATGCTGGATCCAAACTTGAAAAAGCAGAAAAATTAAATATAGAAGTTTGGTCAGAAGAAGATTGGTTAAACAAATATCGTAATATCAATGAATAGAGGTTAAAGATATGAAAAAAGGATTTCTTATTTTAGCGTCTGTAATATTGCTTACAGCATGTTCATCAGATACTACCCAAAAAGATAATCAAGATAATTCAGATAAAGAAAAAGAGCAAACAAAGCAAATTTCTACAGGTATGCAAATTTCCAGTGATTATTATCGAACATTACTACCATTTAAAGTAAGTGCTGCTAGAGGTTTAACACAAGATAATATGACCTCTAGTTATAACAGTGAAGCATTTGAAAGTGGATTGTTAGATATAAGTAAACAAACATTTTCACCTGATGATTACTTATACAGAGATGGCCAATTCTTAGATAAAGATACTGTGAGAGCATATTTAGCACCTAAATATACAAAAGCAGAAATCAAAGATATGAGTGATGATGAAAAAGAACAAAATAATGCACGAGAAAACTTAGGTTTGAATCCAACTCATAAAGGAGAAACAGATCCTGAAAAAATAGCTGAGAATTCACCTACATATTTATCACATATCATCGAACAAGATTACTTCACAGAAAGTGATGCTAAAAAACAAAAGATTTCTGGTATGACAATTGGTTTAGCGATGAATAGTGAATATGTTTACCAAAAAGAAGAATACGGCGAAACATATACGAAGAAACTTGATAACAAAGAAGTAGAGAAAAAAGGTAAAGAGATGGCTGAAGAAATCCTTTCACGACTTCGTGTAAGAGATGACCTCAAAAATATTCCAATTAACTTTGGTATATTCATACAGTCTGGAGAAGGTGACATCAAACCAGGTAAATTCGTTTCTTATGCTTCTAGTGAAGGCGGTAAGCGTAACGTTAAAAGTTGGGAAAAAATGAACCAAAAATATGTCACAATCCCATCAAACGATGCAGCAGATTTAGATGAAAATTTAAATTCTAATTTTGAACAGTTCAATCAAGACTTACAAAAATACTTCCCGAACTTTACACAATCAGTAGGAACAGGTAAATTTGATGACGATAAATTGACAGAACTTGAAATAAAAGTACCACTTGATTATTATGGAAAAGCAGAAGTAATTGGTGTGACTCAGTACGTAGCAGACCTATCTCAAAAATACTTTAAAGGTATAGATGATTTAGAAATATCTATCGTAGACGGAGAAGAACCACAAGCACTAATTACAAAGACTAAAGACGATGACGAACCACAAATTCATATTTATAAATAATTAAAAAGAGAGTCTGGAACAGAAATGTTCTAGACTCTTTTCGTATTTTTAGAAATATGGGTCTGAATATTGCAAGTGAGGTGTGACAAGCAATGTTGGAAGTCTGAATATTGCAAGTGAGGCGTGACAAGCAATGTTCAGGACTTAGTATTTATCAAGACTGCCCAAACAAGATAAATATGAGCCTCATATATTGCAAGACTCCCTAAACAAGCAACATAGTCCCTAAAGTTACAGCTATTTTTCCATAAGAAAAAGACTGGCACATTATATGTACCAGTCTCTTCTATATTAATCTTCTTTTAAAATACGTTTCATACGATCTAAGTTATCGGTAACTTCTTTATCTGGCTTTTTAGTAAATGAACTTACAATAACTGTAACGACAATGTTTGTGAAGAATCCTGGGATAATTTCGTATAATTCGAAAATACCACCATGACTTTTCATCATAATCCAGAATAGTACGACGATTGAAGAAGTAACCATACCTGCGATTGCACCGTTTTTTGTTAAGCCTTTCCAGTATAATGCCAATAATACAAGTGGTCCAAATGCTGCACCGAATCCTGCCCAAGCATTACCTACGAGGTTAAGGATAGTGTCGTTTGGAGTCCAAGCAAGTAATATTGCCACAACTGCTACAACTAATACAGCAAATCTACCTACCAAAACAAATTCTTTATCTCTATTTGATTCATTACCACGTTTTTTAGTTATGATTTTATAGAAGTCTTGTGTTAAAGCACTTGATGTAACGAGTAATTGAGATGAAATTGTACTCATAATAGCTGCTAAAATTGCTGCTAAGAAGAACCCGCCAACTAATGGGTGGAATAACACTTGACTCATTAAGATGAAGATTGTTTCTGGGTTATCAATTGTTTGGCTTGTATCATGAATGTATGCAATACCAGTTAAACCAACTAAACATGCACCTAATAATGAAACTGCCATCCAACTAATACCGAATCTTCTTGCTGTTGGTAATTGTTTATGTGATTTAATAGACATAAATCTTACAATAATATGTGGTTGTCCAAAATAACCAAGTCCCCATGCAATTAATCCTATGATACTTACAACTGAAGTTCCTTTAAACCAATCTAAGTTTGTTGGTTTAACTTCTGCTACAGTGTGGAAAGTATCTAACCCGTTTAAAGTTAATAATGCCGCGATAGGTACCATAATCATCGCTATTAACATGATCACACCTTGGAAGAAGTCTGTTAGTGAAACAGCTAAATATCCTCCGAAGAATGTATATATTACAACGATACCAGCAGTAAATATAATACCAAGACGATAATCCATACCGAATGCACTTTCGAATAAAGTACCGCCTGAAACCATACCAACTGAAGTATATAGTGTAAAGAATACTACAATGATAATACCTGAAATAATTTTTAAAGCATGTGTATTATCTGCAACACGTTTCTCGAAGAAATCTGGAATCGTAATAGCATTTCCAGTATGTTCAGTATATACACGTAATTTCGGTGCTACTAATATGTAATTTAACCATGCACCTACTGTTAAACCGATAGCAAGCCATGTTGCTGATAATCCAACATTGTAAACTTCACCAGGAAGTCCCATAATCATCCAACCACTCATATCGGATGCACCAGCGGATAATGCTGTTACATAAGGACCTATACTACGGCCACCTAACATGTACTCATCTAAATTGCTTGTTGATTGTTTATAAGCATAATATCCAATTGCTAATAGAACAACAAAATAGACTAAAATCATGAAATAAGTTTGCCAGCCTGAAGCTACTCCAGTGCTCGCATCAATTTGTCCTAAAATAAACATATTCCCGCTCCTTTATATTTATATTTTAAAGTTGCACGTTGACCATTATACACAAATGAAATAATAATCAAAGGGTAAAAAGTAAATTATCCGTATATTCAGTTTATCATTTATATAGAATGATGTCACAATTTGTTCATATTTAATATTGCTCTATGCCTTGCGGTGTAAATGTTTACAAAGGATTTGCCTATGACGTATTTTGCTCATAAAATTTCGATGTAAACTTTTTTTAAAATTTTTAGCTTTTTAAAATTTGTTCCATGTCGTAAAACTTTTTAAGGTCATATTCAACAGGTGGTTTCGTCATTAAGCTCACAATAACTGTTATGATCATACATGAAATAAATCCAGGTATGATTTCATAAAATTCAAAAATACCACCATGATCTTTCATGAGTATCCAGAAAATAACGACTAATGAACCAGTCAAAATTCCTGCAATTGCGCCGTATTTAGTTAGACGTTTCCAATATAGTGATAATAAAACTATAGGTCCAAATGCTGCGCCAAATCCAGCCCAAGCATTACCAACTAAATTTAAAATTGTATCATTTGGATTCCACGCGATGTACATCGCAACGATTGATACAAGTAAAACAGATAAGCGTCCTACAAGAACGAATTCCTTTTCATGACTTTTATCTTGCAAAGTTTTTCTGCGCAATAACATGTAAAAGTCTTGCGTTAATGCACTAGATGTTACAAGAAGCTGTGAAGAAATTGTACTCATAATCGCAGCTAAAATTGCTGCTAAGAAGAACCCTGCAATGAGTGGATGGAATAAAATTTGACTCATCACGATAAAGATTGTTTCTGGGTTTTTAACTTCTATATTAGAGTGTTCAACAAAAGCAATACCAATTAATCCTGTCAAACAAGCACCTAATAAAGAGATTGCCATCCATGAAATACCAATTCTACGTGCTCTAGGCATTAATTTATGCGTTTTGATAGACATAAAACGTACTATAATATGTGGTTGACCGAAGTATCCTAATCCCCAAGCAAGTAAACTGATGATACCAACTGTAGTTGTTCCTTTGAACCAATCTAAATTCGTAGGCTTTAAATCACCAACTTCACTAAATGTGTCGAGACCGTTTAACTTTAACAGCGCAACGATAGGCACTAATACCAATGCTAAGATCATAATGACACCTTGGAAGAAGTCCGTTAATGATACAGCTAAATAACCGCCGAAAAGTGTATACAAAATAACAATACTAGCGGCTATAAATAAACCGACATGGTAATCTAGTCCAAATGCACTATTAAATAGTACGCCACCAGCTACCATTCCAGAATGTGTGTATAACGTAAAGAATACAACGATAACTATCCCTGAAATGATTTTAACGATTCTTGTATGATCTGATAATCTTTTTTCAAAAAAGTCAGGTAAAGTAATAGCGTTATCAGTCAGTTCAGTATAAATTCTCAAACGTGAAGCGACGAGTATGTAATTAAGCCAAGCACCAATTGTAAGACCAATCGCAATCCAAGTTGCTGATAGACCAATACTATATACAGATCCCGGCAAGCCCATAATCATCCAACCACTCATGTCTGAAGCACCTGCTGATAGGGCAGTAACAAGTGCACCTAAATCTCTGCCGCCTAACATATATTCATCAAGCGTGCTTGTCGAACGTTTGTAAGCATAAAATCCAAATGCTAATAAAATGGCAAAATAAATAGCAATCATGACATATGTTTCCCAAGAAGTTTCGACTTTAACATTCTTAAAAGTATTTCCAAGTATAAACATGAAAAACCACCTCTCACTCATTGACATAAAATTCAGAAAAAAATTCTGATAATTTATTATACACAATGTATGCGCTTTCATGTAGTTAATTTTTAATAACTTTAGATTTTTATATGAAAATTTGTTAAAATTATATGATGTTAGATTAACTAAGGAGGCGTCGCACATGACGAAGGTAACATCTGAGCAAGTTGAACATGTTGCTAATTTAGCTAGACTTGAAGTTTCACAAGACGAAGTCAATGAATTAACACAATCTTTAGAAAAGATCTTAAACTTTGCAGGACAATTAGATGAAGTTGATACTGAAAATGTTGAACCAACATTCCACGTATTAGACTTACAAAATGTTCTAAGAGAAGATAAGAGTGAATCAGGAATTCCTCAAGAACAAGCATTACTTAATGCGAAAGAAAAAGAAGCGGGGCAATTTAAAGTTCCAGCAATTATGAATGAGGAGGACTAAAGCATGACAATTCGTTATGAAACAATTGAACGTTTATCAGAAATGATTAAAAATAATGAAATTAAGCCATCTGAAATTGTTAGAGATATTTTTGATGCGATAGAAGCAGACGACGCAAATATTAAAGCATTCTTAGCTTTAGATAAAGAACAAGCAATTAAAAAAGCTGAAGAACAAGATAAATTACAAGCTGAAGGTAAAATGGAAGGTAAGCTATTTGGTATTCCAATGGGTATCAAAGACAATATTATTACTGAAGGTGTAGAAACTACATGTGCAAGTAAAATGTTAGAAGGCTTTATTCCTATATATGAATCAACAGTTATGAATAAATTAAATGCTGAAAATGGTATTTTAGTTGGTAAACTTAACATGGATGAATTTGCTATGGGTGGTTCAAATGAGAACTCTTATTTCAAGACAACTGTTAATCCATTTGATCATAACGCCGTACCAGGTGGTTCATCAGGTGGTTCAGCAGCAGCAGTTGCAGCAAGCTTAGTACCGTTTGCATTAGGTTCTGATACTGGTGGTTCAATCCGTCAACCAGCATCATACTGTGGTGTTGTTGGTATGAAACCTACATATGGACGTGTATCACGTTTTGGTCTAGTAGCATTTGCTTCTTCATTAGATCAAATTGGACCTATTACACGTAGCGTTAAAGATAATGCGTTAATCTTAGAAACGATTTCTGGACATGATGCACATGATTCAACAAGTGCACCGATCGAAGATGTAGACTTTACGTCTGAAATTGGTAAAGATATTAAATGCTTAAAAGTAGCTGTACCAGAAGAATTCATTGGCTCTGGTGTATCTGAAGAAGTTAAGAATTCAGTAAATGAAGCGGTTAAAACTTTAGAATCTTTAGGTGCAACAGTTGATCGCGTATCATTACCAAATACTAAATATGGTGTAGCAAGTTACTATATTATTGCATCTTCTGAAGCATCAGCTAACTTAGCTAGATTTGATGGTATCCGTTATGGTTATCATTCAAAATCAGCAAATACACTAGAAGAACTATACAAAAAATCTCGTGGTGAAGGCTTTGGAGATGAAGTTAAACGTCGTATTATGCTTGGAACATTCGCATTAAGTTCTGGTTATTACGATGCTTACTACAAAAAAGCTCAAAAAGTTCGTACATTAATCAAACAAGACTTCGAAAAAGTATTTGAAGACTATGATGTTATCGTAGGACCAACTGCACCAACGACAGCATTCAATATTGGTGAACAAATTGATGACCCATTAACAATGTACGCTAATGATATTTTAACGATTCCAGTTAACTTAGCAGGTGTACCATCAATCTCTATTCCTTGTGGTAAATCAAATGGTCGTCCAATTGGTTTACAAATTGTTGGTAAACCATTTGATGAAAAAACGATATACAAAGTTGCTTATCAATATGAAACACAATATAACTTACATGATGACTATAAAA encodes:
- the putP gene encoding sodium/proline symporter PutP; amino-acid sequence: MFILGQIDASTGVASGWQTYFMILVYFVVLLAIGYYAYKQSTSNLDEYMLGGRSIGPYVTALSAGASDMSGWMIMGLPGEVYNVGLSATWLAIGLTVGAWLNYILVAPKLRVYTEHTGNAITIPDFFEKRVADNTHALKIISGIIIVVFFTLYTSVGMVSGGTLFESAFGMDYRLGIIFTAGIVVIYTFFGGYLAVSLTDFFQGVIMLIAMIMVPIAALLTLNGLDTFHTVAEVKPTNLDWFKGTSVVSIIGLIAWGLGYFGQPHIIVRFMSIKSHKQLPTARRFGISWMAVSLLGACLVGLTGIAYIHDTSQTIDNPETIFILMSQVLFHPLVGGFFLAAILAAIMSTISSQLLVTSSALTQDFYKIITKKRGNESNRDKEFVLVGRFAVLVVAVVAILLAWTPNDTILNLVGNAWAGFGAAFGPLVLLALYWKGLTKNGAIAGMVTSSIVVLFWIMMKSHGGIFELYEIIPGFFTNIVVTVIVSSFTKKPDKEVTDNLDRMKRILKED
- a CDS encoding CamS family sex pheromone protein, which codes for MKKGFLILASVILLTACSSDTTQKDNQDNSDKEKEQTKQISTGMQISSDYYRTLLPFKVSAARGLTQDNMTSSYNSEAFESGLLDISKQTFSPDDYLYRDGQFLDKDTVRAYLAPKYTKAEIKDMSDDEKEQNNARENLGLNPTHKGETDPEKIAENSPTYLSHIIEQDYFTESDAKKQKISGMTIGLAMNSEYVYQKEEYGETYTKKLDNKEVEKKGKEMAEEILSRLRVRDDLKNIPINFGIFIQSGEGDIKPGKFVSYASSEGGKRNVKSWEKMNQKYVTIPSNDAADLDENLNSNFEQFNQDLQKYFPNFTQSVGTGKFDDDKLTELEIKVPLDYYGKAEVIGVTQYVADLSQKYFKGIDDLEISIVDGEEPQALITKTKDDDEPQIHIYK
- the putP gene encoding sodium/proline symporter PutP — encoded protein: MFILGNTFKNVKVETSWETYVMIAIYFAILLAFGFYAYKRSTSTLDEYMLGGRDLGALVTALSAGASDMSGWMIMGLPGSVYSIGLSATWIAIGLTIGAWLNYILVASRLRIYTELTDNAITLPDFFEKRLSDHTRIVKIISGIVIVVFFTLYTHSGMVAGGVLFNSAFGLDYHVGLFIAASIVILYTLFGGYLAVSLTDFFQGVIMILALVLVPIVALLKLNGLDTFSEVGDLKPTNLDWFKGTTTVGIISLLAWGLGYFGQPHIIVRFMSIKTHKLMPRARRIGISWMAISLLGACLTGLIGIAFVEHSNIEVKNPETIFIVMSQILFHPLIAGFFLAAILAAIMSTISSQLLVTSSALTQDFYMLLRRKTLQDKSHEKEFVLVGRLSVLLVSIVAMYIAWNPNDTILNLVGNAWAGFGAAFGPIVLLSLYWKRLTKYGAIAGILTGSLVVIFWILMKDHGGIFEFYEIIPGFISCMIITVIVSLMTKPPVEYDLKKFYDMEQILKS
- the gatA gene encoding Asp-tRNA(Asn)/Glu-tRNA(Gln) amidotransferase subunit GatA; this translates as MTIRYETIERLSEMIKNNEIKPSEIVRDIFDAIEADDANIKAFLALDKEQAIKKAEEQDKLQAEGKMEGKLFGIPMGIKDNIITEGVETTCASKMLEGFIPIYESTVMNKLNAENGILVGKLNMDEFAMGGSNENSYFKTTVNPFDHNAVPGGSSGGSAAAVAASLVPFALGSDTGGSIRQPASYCGVVGMKPTYGRVSRFGLVAFASSLDQIGPITRSVKDNALILETISGHDAHDSTSAPIEDVDFTSEIGKDIKCLKVAVPEEFIGSGVSEEVKNSVNEAVKTLESLGATVDRVSLPNTKYGVASYYIIASSEASANLARFDGIRYGYHSKSANTLEELYKKSRGEGFGDEVKRRIMLGTFALSSGYYDAYYKKAQKVRTLIKQDFEKVFEDYDVIVGPTAPTTAFNIGEQIDDPLTMYANDILTIPVNLAGVPSISIPCGKSNGRPIGLQIVGKPFDEKTIYKVAYQYETQYNLHDDYKTLQGV
- the ligA gene encoding NAD-dependent DNA ligase LigA; this translates as MEDLKSRVKELHQLLHRYNHEYHVLDNPTVPDSEYDQLLHELISIEEKHPELKTDDSPTVRVGGPPLSQFEKINHDTPMLSLGNAFNEEDLRRFDQRVREKVDNVRYTCELKIDGLAVSLKYVNGRFVQGLTRGDGTTGENITENLKTIHAIPLTIKEPLSIEVRGEAYMPRKSFVSLNEQKEQNGEQLFANPRNAAAGSLRQLDSKLTAKRKLDIFLYSVNDLTEIEADSQSEALNNLDELGFKTNKERETYDNIEGVLSFISKWTEQRNNLSYDIDGIVIKVDDLSQQEELGFTQKSPRWAIAYKFPAEEVLTTLTDIELSIGRTGVVTPTAILEPVKVAGTTVSRASLHNEDLIHEKDIRIGDKVVIKKAGDIIPEVVKSIAEERSEDSEVYHMPTHCPSCEHELVRIEGEVALRCINPKCSAQLVEGMIHFVSRQAMNIDGLGDKIIEQLYQNDKIKDVADLYYLTKDDLLPLERMGEKKVHKLLTAIEASKEKSLEHLLFGLGVRHLGTKASRVIAEKYETIDRLFEVTIEDLTEIPDVGHKMAQSLVTYMENDDIKVLIDKLKQKNVNMTYTGIKQSEIEGHPDFTGKTFVLTGKMTEMTRPEATKVIQSLGAKVTGSVTKNTDVVIAGEDAGSKLEKAEKLNIEVWSEEDWLNKYRNINE
- the gatC gene encoding Asp-tRNA(Asn)/Glu-tRNA(Gln) amidotransferase subunit GatC, with the protein product MTKVTSEQVEHVANLARLEVSQDEVNELTQSLEKILNFAGQLDEVDTENVEPTFHVLDLQNVLREDKSESGIPQEQALLNAKEKEAGQFKVPAIMNEED